From Pseudofrankia saprophytica, a single genomic window includes:
- a CDS encoding epoxide hydrolase family protein: MTKTTNDIRPFRVEVSQADLEDLGERLARTRLPRPAPTDDWEYGVPNSYLAETVEYWATKFDWRAQEARMNAFPQYLTEIDGQTVHFVHVPSKEENATPLLLLHTYPGSFVDYLDMIDQLTDPVAHGGSPDDAFSVVVPSIPGFGYSTPLVGRGWTMRRAAQTVDGLMRRLGYESYGVHGSDAGAMISRELGLLQPAGFLGLHVLQLFSFPSGDPAEFAKLEPKDYAALEHLKWFQSVGGYNQINATRPQTVAVAMADSPVGQLAWSELFNNFGNGTSLVTREQILTQVSLYWFTNTQATAGRYHLEEARAAREPEVNPSRTGVAVFADDFKTIRTFAERDNSAIAHWSEFPDGGHFAAMERPDVLVGDLRTFFRG; the protein is encoded by the coding sequence ATGACGAAGACCACGAACGACATCCGCCCGTTCCGCGTCGAGGTTTCGCAGGCCGATCTTGAGGACCTCGGCGAGCGCCTGGCCCGCACCCGGCTGCCGCGGCCCGCTCCCACCGACGACTGGGAGTACGGCGTCCCGAACAGCTACCTCGCCGAGACCGTCGAATACTGGGCGACGAAGTTCGACTGGCGCGCCCAGGAAGCCCGGATGAACGCGTTCCCGCAGTACCTGACCGAGATCGACGGGCAGACCGTGCACTTCGTCCACGTGCCGTCGAAGGAGGAGAACGCGACCCCGCTGCTGCTTCTGCACACCTACCCGGGCTCGTTCGTCGACTACCTGGACATGATCGACCAGCTCACCGACCCGGTCGCGCACGGCGGCAGCCCCGACGACGCGTTCTCGGTCGTGGTCCCGTCGATCCCCGGTTTCGGCTACAGCACGCCGCTCGTCGGGCGCGGCTGGACCATGCGGCGAGCGGCCCAGACGGTCGACGGGCTGATGCGGCGGCTCGGGTACGAGTCGTACGGCGTGCACGGCAGCGACGCCGGCGCGATGATCTCTCGTGAACTCGGTCTCCTGCAGCCGGCGGGCTTCCTCGGTCTGCATGTGCTGCAGCTGTTCTCGTTCCCTTCCGGCGACCCGGCGGAGTTCGCGAAGCTCGAGCCGAAGGACTACGCCGCGCTCGAGCACCTCAAGTGGTTCCAGTCCGTCGGCGGCTACAACCAGATCAACGCGACCCGCCCGCAGACCGTGGCGGTGGCCATGGCCGACTCGCCGGTCGGGCAGCTGGCCTGGAGCGAACTGTTCAACAACTTCGGCAACGGCACCAGCCTGGTGACCCGCGAGCAGATCCTCACCCAGGTCTCGCTGTACTGGTTCACGAACACCCAGGCGACCGCCGGGCGCTACCACCTCGAGGAGGCCAGGGCGGCGCGCGAGCCCGAGGTGAACCCCTCGCGAACCGGCGTGGCGGTCTTCGCCGACGATTTCAAGACGATCCGCACGTTCGCCGAACGCGACAACTCCGCCATCGCGCACTGGTCGGAGTTCCCGGACGGCGGGCACTTCGCCGCGATGGAACGCCCCGACGTCCTCGTCGGTGACCTGCGGACGTTCTTCCGCGGCTGA
- a CDS encoding Rieske (2Fe-2S) protein, whose product MSPDLSSRPRPVVDRMTDWLERQSRIDPLAERVGAAVAAVPLPAWARDLLSGRQLGHPLHPALVIAPAGFLLSATTLDVAGGGATRAAVRRLVGLGLLSATPAAVAGWSDWLDTEGAEKRVGLVHAAANVAGLCAYAIGLRRLRADASARGWTLAGAGALGAASWLGGHLAFALGVGVDTTAFQAGPEDWADATAAVDVSDELVQVTVAGVPLLLTRLDDGRVVALADRCTHRGGPLSGGERAGGCVTCPWHGSQFELASGEVRRGPATRPAPVYETREAGGRIEVRRQEQRALRLNPVGV is encoded by the coding sequence ATGAGTCCCGACCTTTCGTCGCGTCCCCGGCCGGTCGTCGATCGGATGACGGACTGGCTCGAGCGACAGAGCCGGATCGATCCGTTGGCCGAGCGGGTCGGCGCGGCCGTCGCCGCCGTGCCGCTGCCGGCGTGGGCGCGGGACCTGCTGTCGGGCCGGCAGCTGGGCCATCCGCTGCATCCCGCGCTCGTGATCGCGCCGGCCGGGTTCCTCCTGAGCGCGACCACCCTCGACGTCGCGGGCGGCGGCGCCACCCGCGCCGCCGTCCGGCGGCTCGTCGGCCTCGGCCTGCTGTCGGCGACGCCAGCGGCGGTCGCCGGCTGGTCGGACTGGCTGGACACCGAGGGCGCCGAGAAGCGGGTCGGGCTGGTGCACGCGGCGGCGAACGTCGCCGGTCTCTGCGCCTACGCGATCGGTCTGCGCCGGCTGCGCGCCGATGCGAGCGCTCGGGGCTGGACGCTGGCCGGGGCGGGGGCGCTCGGCGCCGCCAGCTGGCTCGGCGGGCACCTCGCGTTCGCGCTGGGGGTCGGGGTCGACACGACCGCCTTCCAGGCCGGTCCCGAGGACTGGGCCGACGCGACGGCGGCCGTGGACGTCTCCGACGAGTTGGTCCAGGTGACGGTGGCCGGCGTACCGCTGCTGCTGACACGGCTCGACGACGGTCGGGTGGTGGCGCTGGCCGACCGCTGCACCCATCGCGGCGGTCCGCTGTCCGGCGGGGAGCGGGCCGGGGGCTGCGTGACCTGCCCGTGGCACGGCAGTCAGTTCGAGCTGGCCTCGGGCGAGGTGCGTCGAGGCCCCGCGACCCGGCCCGCGCCGGTCTACGAGACGCGCGAGGCCGGCGGCCGGATCGAGGTACGGCGACAGGAGCAGCGGGCACTGCGGCTCAACCCGGTCGGGGTCTAG
- a CDS encoding glycosyltransferase, with amino-acid sequence MTTDVEWMGVVVPAHDEQALIGGCLDALAVAISYPDLAGIPVDVLVVTDACADATAARCRARGVRTLDVRDRNVGRARAAGFAALLAGAPNGAASGRWLATTDADSRVAPDWLAAQVRLAGRGADATFGVVDVEDWNGCPPMTPDRFAAGYADTARGHAGPHTHVHGATMGLRADAYLRIGGMPALAVGEDHELARRLTAIGGLRIAHTTAVRVTTSARLVSRVRGGFADYLRALSDQPAS; translated from the coding sequence GTGACCACGGACGTCGAATGGATGGGCGTCGTCGTCCCCGCCCATGACGAGCAGGCCCTGATCGGCGGCTGCCTGGACGCGCTGGCCGTCGCCATCTCGTACCCCGACCTGGCCGGCATACCGGTCGACGTCCTCGTCGTGACCGACGCCTGCGCGGACGCCACCGCGGCCCGGTGCCGGGCTCGCGGCGTGCGCACGCTGGACGTGCGGGACCGCAACGTCGGTCGAGCGAGGGCCGCGGGGTTCGCGGCCCTGCTCGCCGGGGCCCCGAACGGCGCCGCGTCCGGGCGCTGGCTCGCGACCACCGACGCCGACAGCCGGGTGGCCCCGGACTGGCTGGCCGCCCAGGTCCGCCTCGCCGGCCGTGGGGCAGACGCCACCTTCGGGGTCGTCGACGTCGAGGACTGGAACGGTTGCCCGCCGATGACGCCGGACCGGTTCGCCGCCGGCTACGCCGACACCGCGCGCGGCCACGCCGGGCCGCATACCCACGTCCATGGCGCCACCATGGGCCTGCGTGCCGACGCCTACCTGCGGATCGGCGGAATGCCCGCCCTCGCCGTCGGCGAGGACCACGAGCTGGCCCGCCGACTGACCGCCATCGGCGGCCTGCGGATCGCGCACACCACCGCCGTCCGGGTCACGACGAGCGCCCGGCTCGTCTCCCGGGTCCGCGGCGGCTTCGCCGACTACCTGCGTGCCCTCAGCGACCAGCCCGCCTCCTGA
- a CDS encoding SAM-dependent methyltransferase — MTVPGSYFDRLYAASDDPWGFRDRWYERRKRALTMALLPDARYRTAYEPGCSIGLLTVELAGCCDRLLATDIAPAAVAAARDRTRGLPHVDVRVAALPDDWPPGRHDLVVLSELGYYLDRPDAAELARRAAGAAGTLLAVHWRPDVGDYPLGGDEVHDLLATAARTAGLTHLAHHRDDDLVADVWSTDPRSVATRTGLR; from the coding sequence ATGACCGTTCCCGGCTCCTACTTCGACCGGCTCTACGCCGCGTCGGACGATCCCTGGGGCTTCCGCGACCGCTGGTACGAGCGGCGCAAACGCGCGCTGACGATGGCGCTGCTGCCCGACGCCCGGTACCGGACCGCCTACGAGCCCGGCTGCTCCATCGGCCTGCTGACCGTCGAGCTGGCCGGGTGCTGCGACCGGCTCCTGGCCACCGACATCGCCCCGGCCGCCGTGGCGGCGGCCCGCGACCGGACCCGGGGCCTGCCGCACGTCGACGTCCGGGTCGCGGCGCTGCCCGACGACTGGCCGCCCGGCCGCCACGACCTGGTCGTCCTGTCAGAACTGGGCTACTACCTGGACCGCCCCGACGCGGCCGAGCTCGCCCGCCGCGCCGCCGGCGCCGCCGGCACGCTGCTCGCCGTCCACTGGCGGCCCGACGTCGGCGACTACCCGCTGGGCGGCGACGAGGTCCACGACCTGCTCGCCACCGCGGCCCGGACGGCCGGGCTCACCCACCTCGCCCACCACCGGGACGACGACCTCGTCGCCGACGTGTGGTCCACCGACCCGCGCTCTGTGGCGACCCGGACGGGCCTGCGGTGA
- a CDS encoding PIG-L deacetylase family protein, with protein sequence MTASLPHSHVVQDLNGPGTSEATWADAGLPGRLPTVAPASLRPAPPGRVVVVAPHPDDETLGVGGTLALLAALAVPVVVVAVTDGEASHPGRADELRRIRVAERAEALRRLGLAGTEVHRLGLPDGGVSATAVAARLRPLVTAADLVLAPWRRDGHPDHDACGTAATALVPPDRLRSYLIWAWHWASPADVPWERALRVPLGATAAAAKRAATRAFVSQLEGDRPILAPATLARLLRCDEVLLREPR encoded by the coding sequence GTGACCGCCAGCCTGCCGCACAGCCACGTCGTCCAGGACCTGAACGGGCCGGGCACCTCCGAGGCGACCTGGGCCGACGCCGGCCTGCCCGGCCGCCTCCCGACCGTCGCCCCGGCGTCGTTGCGCCCCGCGCCCCCGGGCCGGGTCGTGGTCGTCGCCCCACACCCGGACGACGAGACGCTCGGCGTCGGCGGAACGCTCGCCCTGCTGGCCGCGCTCGCGGTGCCCGTCGTCGTCGTCGCGGTGACCGACGGCGAGGCGAGCCATCCCGGCCGGGCCGACGAGCTGCGACGGATCCGGGTGGCCGAACGGGCCGAGGCGCTGCGCCGGCTCGGCCTCGCCGGCACCGAGGTGCACCGGCTGGGCCTCCCGGACGGCGGGGTGAGCGCCACCGCGGTGGCGGCCCGGCTCCGGCCGCTGGTCACCGCGGCCGACCTCGTGCTGGCGCCGTGGCGGCGCGACGGCCACCCCGACCACGACGCCTGCGGCACGGCGGCCACCGCCCTGGTCCCGCCCGACCGGCTGCGGTCCTACCTGATCTGGGCCTGGCACTGGGCCAGCCCGGCCGACGTGCCGTGGGAACGCGCGCTGCGAGTCCCGCTGGGCGCGACGGCGGCCGCGGCGAAGCGCGCGGCGACCCGGGCCTTCGTGTCCCAGCTCGAAGGCGACAGGCCGATCCTGGCGCCGGCCACCCTGGCCCGGCTGCTGCGCTGCGACGAGGTGCTGCTGAGGGAGCCCCGATGA
- a CDS encoding acyl-CoA dehydrogenase family protein, protein MVVPVPAPAIAPVPAELAAACADANLWPLPRAGRTRARWSALAALAERDLVLARLVEAHADAVAILAELGVGPVPVGSRWGVWAAEGPGQPLAARPNPDGGWVLDGTKRWCSGATLLTHALVTARATDDGRRLFAVALDAPGVTAGPDAWAAAGMKGADTRAVTFAGTPAHPVGGCGDYLRRPGFWAGGIGVAACWYGGAVAVAGPLRSAVAAGRDDPHAAAHLGAVEVALGACADVLRTAADRLDTDVLDAGGPHANGLHADGPAPDRLDAAGATDRARLARRVRATVAQAASDVIVRVGRALGPAPLVGDPEHARRVADLEVYIRQDHAERDLAALGADVATLPGDWSL, encoded by the coding sequence GTGGTCGTACCCGTGCCGGCACCCGCGATCGCGCCGGTGCCGGCGGAGCTGGCCGCAGCCTGCGCCGACGCGAACCTGTGGCCGCTGCCCCGCGCCGGGCGGACCCGAGCCCGCTGGTCGGCGCTGGCCGCGCTGGCCGAACGCGACCTGGTGCTCGCCCGGCTGGTCGAGGCGCACGCGGACGCGGTGGCCATCCTGGCCGAGCTCGGCGTCGGTCCGGTCCCGGTCGGCTCGCGCTGGGGGGTGTGGGCGGCCGAGGGGCCGGGCCAGCCGCTGGCCGCGCGGCCGAACCCGGACGGTGGGTGGGTGCTGGACGGGACGAAGCGGTGGTGCTCCGGCGCGACGCTGCTCACCCACGCCCTGGTCACGGCCCGAGCGACCGACGACGGTCGCCGGCTCTTCGCCGTCGCGCTCGACGCACCGGGGGTGACGGCTGGGCCGGACGCCTGGGCGGCGGCGGGGATGAAGGGTGCCGACACCCGCGCGGTCACCTTCGCCGGAACGCCCGCCCATCCCGTCGGAGGGTGCGGCGACTACCTGCGCCGGCCCGGCTTCTGGGCCGGCGGCATCGGGGTCGCCGCCTGCTGGTACGGCGGCGCGGTGGCCGTGGCCGGCCCGCTGCGTTCGGCGGTGGCCGCCGGCCGGGACGACCCGCACGCCGCGGCCCATCTCGGCGCGGTCGAGGTCGCGCTCGGCGCCTGCGCCGACGTGCTGCGGACGGCCGCCGACCGGCTCGACACCGACGTCCTCGACGCCGGCGGGCCGCACGCCAACGGTCTCCACGCCGACGGGCCCGCACCCGACCGGCTCGACGCCGCCGGCGCCACCGACCGGGCCCGGCTCGCCCGCCGGGTCCGCGCCACGGTGGCCCAGGCGGCGAGCGACGTGATCGTCCGGGTGGGCCGGGCACTGGGACCCGCGCCCTTGGTCGGCGACCCCGAGCATGCCCGCCGGGTGGCCGACCTGGAGGTCTACATCCGCCAGGACCACGCCGAACGCGACCTGGCCGCGCTCGGCGCCGACGTGGCCACCCTTCCCGGCGACTGGTCGCTGTGA
- a CDS encoding HAD family hydrolase, whose translation MGDSVAVLLDIDGTLVDTNYFHALAWYRAFRQEGHPVTVTDLHRRIGMGSDQMLDAMLPHRVRDRDDVLQAAHTEHYAAFFGLMRPLPGARDLLRQLRRRGARVVLATSAPPRSAGSYAKQADRVMSVRVMSVRS comes from the coding sequence GTGGGTGATTCGGTCGCGGTATTGCTCGACATCGACGGGACGCTCGTCGACACGAACTACTTCCATGCCCTCGCCTGGTATCGGGCGTTCCGGCAGGAGGGGCATCCGGTGACGGTCACCGACCTGCACCGCCGGATCGGCATGGGTTCCGACCAGATGCTCGACGCGATGCTGCCCCATCGCGTCCGTGACCGCGACGATGTGCTGCAAGCGGCCCACACCGAGCACTACGCGGCCTTCTTCGGCCTGATGCGGCCGCTGCCGGGTGCCCGCGACCTGCTGCGACAACTGCGCCGCCGCGGTGCCCGGGTGGTGCTGGCCACCTCGGCGCCTCCCCGATCGGCCGGCTCCTACGCCAAGCAGGCTGACCGCGTGATGTCAGTCCGCGTGATGTCCGTCCGTTCGTGA
- a CDS encoding DUF72 domain-containing protein: MASLYIGTSGWSYDHWEGVLYPPGTPTRDRLAIYARHFDTVELNASFYRWPTDASFASWRRRLPTGFAMSVKAPRGLTHAKRLYGPEAWTERIARGWHELGERRAVVLTQLDVRQSRDDARLEYFLAGVPSWLRMAVELRHESWQTEPVYRLLERHQAAYCVMSGANLPCVLRATASFVYVRLHGPDHGALYSGSYSDDDLRWWSDRLLEWHRSGLDVYAYFNNDGHGHAVRNALTLRQLCASRLESP; the protein is encoded by the coding sequence GTGGCGAGCCTGTACATCGGGACGTCGGGCTGGAGCTACGACCACTGGGAGGGCGTGCTCTACCCGCCCGGAACGCCCACTCGGGACCGGCTGGCGATCTATGCCCGCCATTTCGACACCGTCGAGCTGAACGCCAGCTTCTACCGGTGGCCGACGGACGCCAGCTTCGCCTCCTGGCGCCGGCGACTGCCCACCGGTTTCGCCATGTCGGTGAAAGCGCCACGCGGGCTTACCCACGCGAAGCGCCTTTACGGCCCGGAGGCCTGGACCGAGCGGATCGCCCGCGGCTGGCATGAGCTGGGCGAGCGCCGGGCGGTGGTCCTGACCCAGTTGGACGTCCGCCAGAGCAGGGACGACGCCCGCCTGGAGTATTTCCTCGCAGGTGTTCCGTCGTGGCTGCGGATGGCCGTGGAACTACGCCACGAGAGCTGGCAGACCGAACCCGTCTACCGGTTGCTCGAACGTCATCAGGCGGCCTACTGCGTCATGAGCGGCGCCAACCTGCCGTGCGTCCTACGAGCCACGGCGTCGTTCGTCTACGTCCGACTACACGGACCCGACCACGGCGCTCTCTACTCCGGTTCGTACAGCGACGACGACCTGCGGTGGTGGAGCGACCGGCTCCTCGAATGGCACCGAAGCGGCCTCGACGTCTACGCCTACTTCAACAACGACGGCCACGGTCACGCCGTCCGCAACGCCCTGACCCTGCGCCAGCTCTGCGCCAGCCGCCTGGAGTCCCCCTGA
- a CDS encoding VOC family protein encodes MALSWKWLVVDCVDPVQVARFWADVFGVRAEADQDDGEWIVVSPDSSVKLLFVPVPEAKTVKNRLHLDLTPSSPDEQQAEVERLVALGATRADVGQTGEESWVVLADPAGNEFCVLSGKA; translated from the coding sequence GTGGCGCTCAGCTGGAAGTGGCTTGTGGTCGACTGCGTCGACCCGGTCCAGGTCGCCCGGTTCTGGGCCGACGTCTTCGGCGTCCGCGCGGAGGCCGACCAGGACGACGGCGAGTGGATCGTCGTCTCGCCGGACAGCTCGGTGAAGCTGCTGTTCGTCCCGGTGCCCGAGGCCAAGACGGTCAAGAACCGGCTGCACCTTGACCTGACGCCGTCCTCGCCCGACGAACAGCAGGCCGAGGTCGAGCGGCTGGTGGCGCTCGGCGCCACCCGAGCGGACGTCGGGCAGACGGGCGAGGAGTCGTGGGTGGTGCTCGCGGACCCGGCTGGCAACGAGTTCTGCGTCCTGAGCGGCAAAGCCTGA
- a CDS encoding amylo-alpha-1,6-glucosidase, with the protein MTTLEDASAPGTGPLPVRRTSAVPAERPAEPNSVKPPAPRRAGPVTEPDASSGLAGTDTPGGAGVEAARACALEVLRSNDGGKFTRPSGRLYPHQWLWDSCFVAIGLRHVDVDRAADEVRSLFAGQWPSGMLPHIRFCPAGGEPYHADPGLWRVRSVVEAPPVTETSGVTQPPLVAEAVARVGEAMPARPRLAFYRQVLPGLIAYHEWLYRERDPENTGLIAVVHPWESGMDDTPPWSDAVRHLMPARVRAAKNAGAADVLDGLRRDNKAVPAGERIAADELFTLYELTGRLRAARYQFDELRTAGLPLIRDVGFNAVLVRANRQLEMVAADTGQELPPTLRRAMRTTRDAFRNMLVDGFPRHQDARTGRSLPDDTVAGFLALYAGGLPPEEAARLAGQLFGPRWTGRYGPASLAFDAPAFDPGRYWRGPVWPMVNWLLVDGLTRAGRVAEARRLREETIELVTRSGKPYEYYSPVDGGGHGAPDFAPTAAVFLDMIHAE; encoded by the coding sequence GTGACGACACTCGAGGACGCGTCCGCGCCGGGCACCGGACCGCTGCCGGTGAGAAGGACGAGCGCGGTGCCGGCCGAGCGCCCCGCGGAGCCGAACAGCGTCAAACCCCCTGCTCCTCGGCGGGCCGGTCCGGTCACCGAGCCCGACGCATCCAGCGGTCTCGCCGGGACGGACACGCCCGGGGGCGCCGGTGTCGAAGCCGCGCGAGCCTGTGCCCTCGAGGTGCTGCGTTCCAACGACGGCGGGAAGTTCACTCGGCCGTCGGGGCGGCTGTATCCACATCAGTGGCTGTGGGACAGCTGTTTTGTCGCCATCGGCCTGCGCCATGTGGACGTGGACCGGGCCGCCGACGAGGTGAGGTCGCTGTTCGCCGGGCAGTGGCCGAGTGGGATGTTGCCGCACATCAGGTTCTGCCCGGCCGGAGGTGAGCCGTACCACGCGGACCCGGGGCTGTGGCGGGTGCGGAGCGTGGTCGAGGCGCCGCCGGTGACGGAGACCAGTGGGGTCACCCAGCCGCCGCTGGTGGCGGAGGCGGTCGCCCGCGTCGGCGAGGCCATGCCGGCGCGGCCGCGGCTCGCCTTCTACCGGCAGGTGCTGCCTGGTCTGATCGCCTATCACGAGTGGCTCTACCGGGAACGCGACCCCGAGAACACCGGCCTGATCGCGGTCGTGCATCCGTGGGAGTCAGGCATGGATGACACACCACCGTGGTCGGACGCCGTCCGGCACCTCATGCCCGCGAGGGTGCGCGCCGCCAAGAACGCGGGAGCGGCCGACGTGCTCGACGGCCTTCGCCGCGACAACAAGGCGGTACCCGCCGGAGAACGGATCGCGGCGGACGAGCTGTTCACCCTCTACGAGCTCACCGGCCGGCTGCGGGCGGCGCGATACCAGTTCGACGAGCTCCGGACGGCTGGCCTGCCGCTGATCCGAGATGTGGGGTTCAACGCGGTGCTGGTGCGGGCCAACCGCCAGCTCGAGATGGTCGCGGCCGACACCGGGCAGGAGCTTCCCCCGACGCTTCGCCGGGCGATGCGCACCACCCGGGACGCGTTCAGGAACATGCTGGTCGACGGGTTCCCACGGCACCAGGACGCCCGCACCGGGCGGTCGCTGCCGGACGACACGGTGGCGGGTTTCCTCGCCCTTTACGCCGGCGGGCTGCCGCCCGAGGAGGCCGCCCGCCTCGCCGGGCAGCTCTTCGGCCCCCGCTGGACCGGGCGGTACGGCCCGGCCAGCCTGGCCTTCGACGCTCCCGCCTTCGACCCGGGCCGGTACTGGCGGGGACCGGTGTGGCCCATGGTGAACTGGCTGCTCGTCGACGGGCTGACCAGGGCGGGCCGGGTCGCCGAGGCGCGGCGGCTGCGGGAGGAGACCATCGAGCTGGTCACCCGCTCCGGAAAGCCCTACGAGTACTACTCGCCCGTCGACGGCGGTGGCCACGGCGCGCCCGACTTCGCGCCCACCGCCGCGGTGTTCCTCGACATGATCCACGCCGAATGA